The sequence AAGTTGAATATTTCATTATTTACGAAACTTTAACATAGTTGTATCGTATTGCACTCCGGATAACTCCATTAATTTCAGCGGTGGCTTTTACGGTATATGTTCCTGCAGTTGTATATTCATGAGTCATATTCGGCTCATTTCCATTTTTGCCATCCCCGAAAGAATATTTCCAATTCGTTGAAACTTTATCTGTTGTCCCATTAAATGAGACTAGCAATGGTGCAGATCCAGTGGTGAGATTTGATTTAAACCAAATTGGAACCTGCTTAGACTCGATATATCCTGTTTTAGTTTTGGTATCATTATCAGAAATCCGGTCTACGGTTAATGTTACATCATGAGAACCTGGGGTCCAATAGGTATGAACAGGATTTCTGACCGTAGCATTCGGTGTTCCATCACCAAAACTCCAGTTAAATGAAACCGGAGAATCAGCCGGAAGGTATTGGAATGCTACATCAAACGGAACTATTCCCCTGGTTGGTGTTCCTATGAAATCAATTTGTTGTGGTGGTGGTGGTGTAACCGTGAGTTTTCCAGAATAATCATCTCCAATCGGATAGTCATTCCCCTCACCATCTATGATCCGATTAATAGTCACATTTACTTGAGACGAACCCTGATTCAACCCAAGATAGGTAATATTAAGGATTTGAACATTATAAATGGGGTCTTTAAGTGAAGTTGTTGCATTCACCTGAATTGTATTACTTGCTATATTGGGTGTCCCGATAAATCCGGATGGTAACTGAGCATTGGTGAAATGCCCAATTGTCGGATCTTCCATAGAGATTGTGACATTATACAGGGATATTCCCTGGCTTAAATCATAGAGATAAAGATCCCCTATTGCAGAATTCCCACTTTGAACCGTTACATCATCTAATTCTACATATGGGACATAAACATCCTGTTGGTAAGGTATCTCTTTTTCATAGTAATTATCCCCCAAATTGACAATCACATGTAATACACCTTTTTGTGGATGGAAGTCTGGCCACATCCGAATGACATCCTCTTGATTTCCGCTTTCTTTCATACCGTTTATCAAATATGCCATTGTGACCTCATCTCCCGGATTTGAAGCATTTTTAATTAACTCAAATATTAAATACCCTTCATCAAATCCTGAAGGGTCCAATGTTCCAGAGACAAAATCAAATGAAAATTCAGTATATTTTCCATCAATAGAGAAAAAGGCTACATCTGAACTATTAAATGGTAATTCTAAATCACCCATTAAACCAGTGAATCTATCTCCTTCAGAGACATAAGTTGGTTGAAATGCTAAAAAGTAATCTTCCTCATCTTCAAAACCGTCATAAGATATTGTAACCGGCATACTCCCATACAAAATATCCGGACCGATCTCTACCGATGCACCAAATGCTCCGGGAAATATCAAACTAATAAAGAATAATATCCCAATTATTTTGTTTCGTTTCATAAGCCACCCATCCAAATATATATCGTATTAATTATTAAAGGATAAAAATTTAACTTATCTTCGCAGATTTTTATTTTTCACAAGTAAATATATAAATATTAATTCATCTTGTTAGATCTATAATCGTATGTAAGATAATTCTTCCAACAACCCTTAAAAAGTACATCAGTGAAATTTATTTTCCCTATAAAATTTAAAAGGACTTCAAATATTTCAAATCTTAATTGAGATGTAATCCTCTTAAAAAAAGGTACATAACCAGAGGTTAAACTATACCCATTTAGTTCTGATACTGTCTGAACGAAATGAACACGAATGTTTCATTTAGATAACTGGTATAATATCCAAAAAATTGTTATAAATATTGACTGGTTTCCGACAGTGCAATATTTTTTCCAACGACTAATTAAACTAGGTATTATTACATTGATATGAATCAGGGATATCTTTCAGTATACATTCAATCGATCTACTTTCAATATAATGAATACCCTTTGATGAAAAGCCCAAAAGAAAGAAAATAAAATATAAATATGCGAGAGAAGGGATTTGAACCCTTGGATTCCTTCGAAACCGGATCTTAAGTCCGGCCCATTTGGCCAGGCTTTGGTACCCTCGCGCCTTATTACATTGGAAGCCCTGCTATTAGAAAGTATTCTGTCATCCCCTACGAAATCATCTAAAAACTCGAGACCCAAGAATTTGATCTTCTTTGTAAATCATATCGCGGAAAAAATCCCTCTTAATTCACATTTCAAAAAATGCGCAGCCATGAAAAATAATATCTGGGAATTTACACAAAAAAAGACTCAAATTGACTTTAGAGCCATTTCAATATCTTCTTTTTTAATTGTCTTTCTTCCCGCATGTAGCGCCAGTTTATTAGCTTCTTTAACAAGTTTTCCGAGATAGGTCTCGGTTTTTTCAACTAATACCGCTGCTGCATCGCTTCCTACACGTTCAGCCCCACTCGATTTTGCAATTCTTACAACTGCTGCAATTGGCAAATCTGTCATACAACTACCCCAGAATTACATTTTCGGAGAACTATTTATAATGTCTGTTAACCTCAAATTACAAATAATACTATGAGTTAATAAAAATATTTATCTGTGCAGATATTTTCCAGGCGGAATGAGAATTTCAAACCTGGCCCCTTTTCCATATAATCCGGTCTCCCTGATTTGCATGCCAGTAATTCCCAAAATTTCTCTAACAAGAAATAGCCCTAGTCCGGTCCCACTCCCATACCCTTTTGTAAAAATGAGTTCCTTCTCACCTTCCGGAATACCTGGCCCATTATCCATGATAGTAAAGATAAGACCATCAACTGTTTCCTGACATTTCACAGAGATTTCCGGTGTTCTGGTTGCATATTTCACAGTATTATCAACGATATTAAAAAAAACCTTTTTTATTAATGGATCAGAGTAAACATACACATTCTTGCATTTGCAGGTTCCCGGGTCACATGAGACGACGCAATTGAGGGATGATGCTACATCAAAAAAAGTTTGTAAAACTGGATTCCAAACAGGCTTTGATACTCCTATCTCCTGATATTCACGAGCAAGATCTATAAAATTCTGAATTCTAACAGATGATTCTTCGATTTTTTTTATATATTCCTGGTTGAAGAGAGTCAAAGAACCAGTGGAAATATTATCTATTGCAAGAAAAATAAGACTTAATTGATTTCTAATATCATGCCTCGTAATTGAACTGAAGAGATTTAATTTTTGGTTTACCATCGTGAGGTTTTCTTCAATCATTTTTCGATCAGTAATATCACGAATTGATTCTATCGCACCAATGACCTCTCCCTTCTGGTTATAAAGAGGCCTCGCTTTCCCCCATAAATACTGCGGAGCTCCCTCAGGATTGACAATCATTACATCAGCAATAACCATGTCTTTTTCATGGCGGTGAATCTGATAATTATCAGGAATATCAATACCCTCATTTTCTAGCAGGTCAACGAGAAGGGGGCGATGAACACCATACAATAATCTCGCCACTTCATTTTTATGATGACCAAGAATCTGGTTCCCAGAAGTGTGTAAAAACTCTTCAATAATCTGGTTCCAGACTATCACCTCTCCATTCTTGTTTACAGCAAATGTTGGATCTGGAAGAAAATTGAGGACAGAAGATAATCTTGACTCTGATTCTTTCAGAGCTTCCTGTGCCTGAATGAGCTCAGTAATTTCACTCAGCATATTCAGGGTTGCTGGTTTTCCTTCCCACACAATCCTAATAGCATGAGTCTTTACCCAGTGAATGCCTCCCTCACGATCAATAAATCTGAAAAGATAATCTTCCTGGTACGTCGGATCATCAATTCTTCTTACATAATTTTCATAAACTAACTGCTTATCTTCAGGATGGATAAACTGACTAAACGGTTTTCCAATCAATTCATCAGGGCTGTATTTGGTGACCAAAGCACCAAGTGGATTTACAAATTGAATCGTTTCATCCTGCGAAACAATGATAATCTCTCTGGCATTTTCTATAAGTGTCCGGTACTTTTCTTCAAGCTCATGTCTCGCTTGTTCTTCCTGGCGAATTTCAGTAAGATCAATTACAATTCCCCTGATTCGGGTAATATCACCTTTTTCACGAATTGAAATCGTCTGAATAAATGCAGGGAAGATCTCTTGAGTGGCACGAAGGAGTTGAACCTCAACAGGCTCGCCATCTTTTCCAAGAAATGACTCATAAACATAATTTTGCAGAAATTCCCGATACTGTTCGGGGATAAACTGCTCATAATGTATCCCTTGTGAGAGATCAGCATGTGTTACCTGAAAAACGGTTCTGCCATGTGGATTGAGATAGGCTATAGTTCCATCCCGGTTGATCTCAAACAATGACTGAGGTAAAAACTCTGCAAACTGGCGATACCGCTCCCTGCTGATTTCAAGTTCTTCCTTTATCTCATGAATTTCTGTAATATCACGACAAAAAAGAACAATTCTTCCTTCAAAAGATTTTCTTTCTTTTATGGGATGAACAGTCCACTCATACCTTTGATTCCCATTTACTGTGATAACAGACTGATCTTCGCCAAGATGAAGTGCGAGGGAGAACCCTTTATTTAGAATCTTTTGATCAGATTCAGTGAGATAATCAAATAAGACCGTATGTCCAGAATCATTAGATATACCAAGAAAATCTGCTGCTTTGGTATTAAAATATAATATATTCCCGGAAAGATCTAATAACAGCCCACAATCATCCAAAGCATTCAAAACCGTCCGTATACTGTTCTCATGTTCACTCACTACCGTCCTGCTTTCCACTAGTTCCTCATATCGCTCTTTCAATTCATATTCTGCATTGATGTTGCTTATTAAAAGACTATATCCGGATATTTTTGTATCCTCGAGGATAGGGGAAAGAGCGATTCGAAGAGCAATAAAAGTACCATCAGGTTTTTGATACAACGTATCATACTGCCCGGTCCTGATCCCTTTGAAATTCCTTTTTTCCTCACCAGCATCACGGTCCATCCCTTTGTTGAACAGATCCGGCCAGTATGTACCCACCAGATCAGTTTTATCATACCCTAACAGACAACACAGATACTCATTCGCTTCGATAATTCGTGCATCCGCATCGAGAATTGCACTTCCTAACAAGGTGTGGGTGAAAAAACTGCGAAATCTCTGTTCACTCTCAATTAATTTCTTCCGTGTCCGATTTCGGTCAACGCCAATTCGAATTTTATGAATCAGTTCCTGAAACTGAACCGTTACCGGATCACCTTTCTGGACATAAAATGTTGCTCCAAGGTTGAATGCTTCGATGGCTACCTCCTCTCGTCCGCGCCCGGTGAACAGGATCACAGGAATATCAATATTGCGGATAGATAATTCCTTGAGTAAACAAAGACCATCCATTCCGGGCATTTGATAATCGGTTACAATGATATCATATTGCTCGAATTGAAGAGACTTAAGGGCTTTTTTCGCTGAAGTAACACTAACACAAGAGATATCAGGTTCCTTATTCAAAAACCGGGTTGCCAGATCACAGAGTGCTTCCTCATCATCTACATAGAGAACAGAAATCACCATGGCCTCATATCAACAACGATCTTATCCATCATAAAACCGGCTGATAGCCAATAATCATGATATTTCGAACTTTGATAGAAAAATCCGAAAATTAAAATCAATGGACCGAAATTTTTCATATTTTATAAATCTTAAAAAATTGAGGGAGTCGGAAATTATGAAACACTTTTTGCATAACTATGTCAAACCAGCTAAAGTCATTATCAGAAGTACAGATCCGAAAATTTATCTAGTATCTCATATATTATTCACATAATATAATATTGAGGGATTGATGGGGGGCGACTATGGTCTGCACTTCTCCAGTGGGGATGAGGAGATTGCAGACTTATTTTGGGATATCGGGCTTAAGCGGAATAGTGCCCGGGTGCTGACAATTTTGATTAAGGATATTGATCTCACCTCCCGTGAGATTGAACGAATAACAGATCTCCGTCAGCCTGAAGTGAGTATCGCAATAACGGATCTGATGAAAAGGAAATGGATTCACATCGTTCATCAGATAACAGAAAATAAAGGCAGACCCATGAAAGTATACCATCTGGCAAAAAATCTGGATGATATTCTTGATGAACTGAAAGAGTCTATTGTCGGATCATATGAGAAAAAGTTCGGTGAGATAGAACGGGTCAGAGAATTACTCCAAAGCACTCGGATGCGATAATAAGAGAATAAAAAAATGGATCTTTGATCCGAATATCCGGATCACCATGATTCTCACCTTATGGATTAGAGTATCCGATACTCCCAGGTCATCTTGGCAGTCTCTCCAAAAATGGCCGCTATCGGGCAAAGGAGTGTCATTGTCTTCTCAAGTGTATCGGAGATAATTTCATCAGAGAAAGCACCAGTAAGGGTGATAATATGATGGACAAATTCAAAGGTTGCTGGAAGATCCTGTTTTCGTATCGCATTCGTCTCAATTTTTAATAATTCAGGGGCAAGTCCTTTATCACCCAGATCTAATAGAATCTTAATTCCAATGCATCCACCAAGTGAGGCAAAAAGATAATCTATTGGATTTGGAATTTTTCCTTTCCCTCCCAGATGAACATGAGCATCAATTGGAATAGTAAGACCAGTGCTTGTTGTTGCAGAAAAACTCATCCCACCATCATGCACCACAGTCATCGTGACAGGTTTAAACTCCATTCTTGCTGGATCCCAGGAGATTTCTGTATTCATACCTACACCTCTCCTGAAAGAGTAAAAAAGATGGCGATTCGTAAAAATGTATGAAATTCAATTATTTTTGTATTGAACCATCATCACCCGGACCAGTACCTATGATCATCGCAGCCCAACGGGTCTCCGGATAACTCTCAAGGATCATTTTTAGTAGAACGGTGAGTGGAATTGCGACCAAAACTCCAGAACCTCCAAGAAAATACCCCCAGAACACCATAGAGATGAAGACTATTGCCGGAGATAGATCCATACCTCTTCCTGCAAGTTCGGGAAATATGATGTTTTCAGAGAAGAGATTGATAAGACTTGCAATTATCAGCACCAATATCGCAGTTATTGGATCTATATCCACCAATGCAAGAAATGTGGGAGGTAATACTGCAATAATGAAACCAAGATAAGGCACAAAATTTAATATAAACATCAGAATACCCCATAACCACGCATCCTGGACACCGAGAATGAAAAGTGCAATACCAAATCCTGCACCGGTGACAAAGTTCACTTTGGTACGTATAATCACATACTCAATAACGACAGAGCCAAATTCTGTTATCCGGTCGGCTAACTCCTGTTTATAGGAACCGAGAACCGTATTTATCTTTTTTGAAAACAAGGTAGCTTCAAGAAGAAGGAAAAGGGTTGTAAAGAGCACAATAAAAAGAGTTGAGACCTGGCCGATAATAGAATTTAATGCATCTGGCGAGAATGCCGATAAAGATCCGGTCATCTGAGTAGCCGGAATTATTGTGCCCAGATCAATGCCAAATTGTGAGAGATATCCCTGCAGCATGTGCATATTTGATGATATCCCTTCAGAAATTTTCGGAATGTGCGAAATTAACGGAGAAAGAGAAAGAACAACCATCAGCCCTACTCCGATAAGACAGGCAACAAAGAGTCCAAACGCAATATACCCGGACAAACGAGGGGAAAATCCCTTTTTCTGAAACCAGAGTGAAACAAATGAAAAGATAATCGCTGCAAATACAGACATGAGAAGCGGTCCAATAAATCCTCCTGCCATCTTAAGACCGGCCAGGATAATAAAACAACATGCTGCAAGAAAGAGAAGCCGATCAGCCTGGGGAAGATTATCAAGAGAAACCATATATGAGTACATGAGCGACAGGAATTAAATTTGGTGATGAAAAGGGTTATGTGATGAGAAAGTAATGTATCTAGTTGAATTCTTATCTCTTTTTATACCTTGTGGGGAAGGGGAAAAAGGAGATTTATTATAAAATTACTGGTTTTGGGGGTGATAACCATGGATGCTGTTTCCATACTTGGATCATTTTGCATACTATCTGCCATCATCACGTATGGTCTGGGAGTCTTTGTCTATGCAAAAAATCCAGGGTCCAAGGTAAACTTTCTGTTTCTCCTGGTAAACATTGGCGCATCCTACTGGGCCGTTGGAGAATTTTTGATATGGCACCAGAATAGTTATGAAAATGTCTTTTTCTGGTTAAAGGCAAGTTCTTTCTGGACTATTGTTATTGTTTTATGCATTCATTTTCTCCTGACTTTTGCAGATCATCCACTAACAAAATCAGGGAGATTTCATTATCTGGCACTGATTCTCTACATCCCTGCATTCATTCTGGCAATCGTCAATATCACCTCAGAACATATCTTTTCAGTTGACTATTCTCCTGAATCCCGGTATTATTATCTGCCGTCATTTGGGGATCCGATCTACATCTGTGCAACAGTATATTTCCTGATTATTCTTTTCTGGTCGGTCTATGTCGGATTTCAATCACGAAAATCAGCAGGAGATGACAAATTTAAAAGACAAGCCAGTTCAATCAGCACCGGTCTGCTCATCCTTATTGGATTTGGTTCACAATCAGTCATCATCCTTCCGATGTTTGGTATATATATCCCAAATCTTGTTTTTATTGGCATAGTCCTTTTTTCGATCGCTATTTCATATGCAATCTTAAAATACGGACTTTTCGTGCTCAGCCCGGAGACTGTTGCAACAAACATCATCCAGACCATGCCTGACGGGCTAATCCTTACCGATATGAATGGCCGGGTGATTACAACAAATAAAAAGGCAACAATCCTTCTTTCCGGAACCTGGGAAGAAAATCCGGGAACGTTTCACGGGACTCCGATCCCTGAACCGGCATATTCAACAATCCTTGAAACAATTAAAACAAAAAAGGGTATTTCAGATTTTGAAGTAATTCCGGATAAAAATGAGATTACAACGATGAGTGTGTCAGGATCACTCGTCACTGATCCCTATGATAAACCCGCAGGGATGATCCTGATCATTCGTGACATAACCGAGAGAAAATTTTCAGAGAAAGCTTTGAAACTGGCAAATGAGAAGATATCACAATTAAACAAACTTACTCGTCATGATATCAGTAACCTTGTGACCGCCATATCCGGTTATCTTGAAATTATCAAGCAAGAAAAAGATGAAGAGACCAGGAAGAAAGTCCTGAACACCTGTATTGATCTCATTGGGAAAGTAACAAGGCATCTCCACTTTTCACGGGACTACCAAAATGTTGGTATTCATGAACCACGATGGCAATCGTTGAACCACATGATTTCAAAGGCTATCGAAGATATCAATCACGATGAAATTGAGATTACTGTTTCTCTCCTACCTGCAGATATTTTTGCTGATCCCCTCTCGGTTAAGGTAATATATAACCTGCTTGAAAATGCCATTCGACATGCAACCGGTCTTACTCACATCTCAATTATCTCAAAAGAGCAGCAGGATGGAAGTCTGCTCATTATCATAGAAGATAATGGACCGGGAATAAAACCAGAAGAAAAAGAGAAGATTTTCAAACAGGGATATGGAAAAAATACTGGTCTTGGTCTCACCCTTGCCCGGGAAATTCTTGCAGTTACGCAGATAACCATCACCGAGACGGGAACCTTTGGCATCGGAGCCAGATTTGAGATAACAATTCCATCCGGTACATGGAGATATGCTCATCTTCACTCTCATGAAGGACATGGACCGGAACCATTCCAGATCATTCATAAAGGAAGCAACCCATGAATCAACCAGCACCGTTTATAGATTTTCAAAATATTTCTGTCGCTGTTCAAGGCCATCTTGTATTGGATTCTCTCTCAATTCAGATACCTGATGGCGAACATATCGCCATTCTGGGTCCGAACGGATCAGGAAAATCATCATTTGTAAAAACACTCCTTCGGGAGCATTATCCGGTTTATTCTGAATCAGGTACGGTCTTCAAAACATGGGGACAGGAACGATGGGATGTCTTTTCCTTGCGGTCTCAATTCGGATATGTATCTCAGGATCTGCAACATACCTTTACCAGATCCATATCAGGAATGGACGTAGTATTATCCGGATTTTTCAGTAGTATTGGTCTGTTCTTTCATACAATTACACCAGATATGAAAAAGAAAGCAGAAGATATTTGTACATTTCTGGAGATTATACATCTTGCAGACCGCTCATTTTCAGACATGTCATCAGGAGAAGCAAGACGATTCCTCATTGGAAGAGCACTGGTCCATGATCCCCGCGTTTTAATTCTGGATGAGCCTTCAAACAGTCTTGACCTGCACGCTCTTCATATGCTTCGGACTACTATGAGAAAAATCGCAGGAAAGACGGTTATCATCCTCGTCACCCATTCCCTTCCGGATATAATTCCAGAGATCAAAAGGGTTGTATTATTTAAAGATGGAAAAATATTCCATGACGGCTCAAAAGAGGACGTTCTTATCGATGGTTACATTAGTTCTGTCTTCGAAGTCCAGGTAAAAATCCACAATGAAGACGGATTTTTTTATGCAACCGGGTATTAGACAGAGATAAAAAAACAAATTCTTTTCAATACAATATTTCAGAACGTTTCCTGAAATCCAGAAAAAAGGATGATATTGTTGGTATTAGTAGCGTCTTCTGTTAAAGCCGCCGGATGAACCGCCAAAACCACCGCTTCGGTTTCCACCAAAGTCACGGCGTGGCTGCATTGGGCGTGCTTCATCAATACGCATGGTTCTTCCGTCAAATTCGGTATCGTTCAGGGCATCAAGTGCTGCCTGGGCTTCTTCTGGTGTTCCCATCTCGACAAATCCAAAACCTTTGTTCTCAATGATTTTGGCGCTGACAACCTCTCCATAGGTAGAGAAAAGTTCGCTGAGCTGGCTCTCGTTAGTGGAGTAGGGCAGGTTGCCTACGTATAATTTCTTTCCTTCCATGATAGTCCCTTATGGGCTTTTGCATAACTGTTGGGGCCGCCGTGATCAAAATCACATTGCGCCAGAGAATTACCAAGAATAGCAGTGAGATTACCTTTTCGAACCGAGCGATAAGTATCAAAAACTATTGTCAGAATTTACTCTTTCGTCTGCACATAAACATGGTGAGAGTACCATATAAGGTTTGTCGTGACAATCCACCATAGGACAAAAATTAAGACTGATTTAATCGGTTCACAACCAGAGAATACAAAAAATTCTCAGCAATGGCGATTCATTCCACATCCTTTTCAGGTGATGCCCATAGAATCGGAGTTCAATAATTGAAAAAAAATACGAATTTGGTATCAGCCATCTATGGTTCTCCTGGCTTCTCAGGAAGTCCGCCATATGATCGTACATGATCCCATCCCCTGTGATAACCCGGATAATTGGCCTTGTCCTCGTACATGCGTATGTTGGTTCGATCGTATAACATTCGATCTTCTCCTACCGGGCAGACCTTTATACAGATTCCACACGGTGACAAGAAGTGCTTATTCAGATCCGCACTCCTATTTGCACAAGCGGCTTTGTCAGTTAACGATTCGGGATAATCATCTTCTGAAAGAGCAAATACCGGACATGCACGGATACAGGCATTACACGTAGTGCAGAGTGAAGATGAGATGAGTGGATCAGACTCCATTTCTGCTCCGGTGAGAACTGTACCAAACCTGACACGTGGACCCCATTTTTTAGTCAGCACCATATTATTCCGGCCAAAAGTCCCAAGGCCTGCAAGAACAGCAGCATGACGATGAGAAAAGAATGCAAGGGGCTGTACGAGCAATGTCTTGATATCCCCATACCCGTCACGGGGAATTGAAACCGAAGGATACCCGAGATCATTCAGAAAAGACGCAAGATGCCAGGTATATTGATCCAATAAGGCATTGACTGTTTTATATTCCTCTCTATACCAAATGGACGGAGCAGTTTCTATAGAGGGCAGGTGAATAGGAAGTCCTATGACAATTGCCGTATGTGCTTCAGGGCATATTGAATGGGGGTAGAATTGTTTTGGAATCCAGGGCTCAAACAGAGGAGATTCCCATCTCTTCACATGTGCACACCCAACCATCGAAATACCTAGTGAGCTGCAATATTCAGCAATTCGATCCCGGATTTTCATGATTGAGTGTAGGGCATAGGACCAGAAAAATCAGATAGACATACATCCTGAGAAATCAACCGCCTATCAAAAACCAGGCACACCAAAAAAGGGAAAGAGGATCGTTCAGGTAAGAATCACAAAAAAATGATCTATATTTTAAACTGTGTCATATCCCGGGATATTTTATCGATGAGATTTGTAGCTTCCTGAATTGACTGGGCAATGCAGTCTAGTGATACAGAATTCTCTTC comes from Methanospirillum hungatei and encodes:
- a CDS encoding PKD domain-containing protein produces the protein MKRNKIIGILFFISLIFPGAFGASVEIGPDILYGSMPVTISYDGFEDEEDYFLAFQPTYVSEGDRFTGLMGDLELPFNSSDVAFFSIDGKYTEFSFDFVSGTLDPSGFDEGYLIFELIKNASNPGDEVTMAYLINGMKESGNQEDVIRMWPDFHPQKGVLHVIVNLGDNYYEKEIPYQQDVYVPYVELDDVTVQSGNSAIGDLYLYDLSQGISLYNVTISMEDPTIGHFTNAQLPSGFIGTPNIASNTIQVNATTSLKDPIYNVQILNITYLGLNQGSSQVNVTINRIIDGEGNDYPIGDDYSGKLTVTPPPPQQIDFIGTPTRGIVPFDVAFQYLPADSPVSFNWSFGDGTPNATVRNPVHTYWTPGSHDVTLTVDRISDNDTKTKTGYIESKQVPIWFKSNLTTGSAPLLVSFNGTTDKVSTNWKYSFGDGKNGNEPNMTHEYTTAGTYTVKATAEINGVIRSAIRYNYVKVS
- a CDS encoding histone family protein, producing MTDLPIAAVVRIAKSSGAERVGSDAAAVLVEKTETYLGKLVKEANKLALHAGRKTIKKEDIEMALKSI
- a CDS encoding PAS domain S-box protein, which gives rise to MVISVLYVDDEEALCDLATRFLNKEPDISCVSVTSAKKALKSLQFEQYDIIVTDYQMPGMDGLCLLKELSIRNIDIPVILFTGRGREEVAIEAFNLGATFYVQKGDPVTVQFQELIHKIRIGVDRNRTRKKLIESEQRFRSFFTHTLLGSAILDADARIIEANEYLCCLLGYDKTDLVGTYWPDLFNKGMDRDAGEEKRNFKGIRTGQYDTLYQKPDGTFIALRIALSPILEDTKISGYSLLISNINAEYELKERYEELVESRTVVSEHENSIRTVLNALDDCGLLLDLSGNILYFNTKAADFLGISNDSGHTVLFDYLTESDQKILNKGFSLALHLGEDQSVITVNGNQRYEWTVHPIKERKSFEGRIVLFCRDITEIHEIKEELEISRERYRQFAEFLPQSLFEINRDGTIAYLNPHGRTVFQVTHADLSQGIHYEQFIPEQYREFLQNYVYESFLGKDGEPVEVQLLRATQEIFPAFIQTISIREKGDITRIRGIVIDLTEIRQEEQARHELEEKYRTLIENAREIIIVSQDETIQFVNPLGALVTKYSPDELIGKPFSQFIHPEDKQLVYENYVRRIDDPTYQEDYLFRFIDREGGIHWVKTHAIRIVWEGKPATLNMLSEITELIQAQEALKESESRLSSVLNFLPDPTFAVNKNGEVIVWNQIIEEFLHTSGNQILGHHKNEVARLLYGVHRPLLVDLLENEGIDIPDNYQIHRHEKDMVIADVMIVNPEGAPQYLWGKARPLYNQKGEVIGAIESIRDITDRKMIEENLTMVNQKLNLFSSITRHDIRNQLSLIFLAIDNISTGSLTLFNQEYIKKIEESSVRIQNFIDLAREYQEIGVSKPVWNPVLQTFFDVASSLNCVVSCDPGTCKCKNVYVYSDPLIKKVFFNIVDNTVKYATRTPEISVKCQETVDGLIFTIMDNGPGIPEGEKELIFTKGYGSGTGLGLFLVREILGITGMQIRETGLYGKGARFEILIPPGKYLHR
- a CDS encoding MarR family transcriptional regulator, encoding MGGDYGLHFSSGDEEIADLFWDIGLKRNSARVLTILIKDIDLTSREIERITDLRQPEVSIAITDLMKRKWIHIVHQITENKGRPMKVYHLAKNLDDILDELKESIVGSYEKKFGEIERVRELLQSTRMR
- a CDS encoding OsmC family protein; this encodes MNTEISWDPARMEFKPVTMTVVHDGGMSFSATTSTGLTIPIDAHVHLGGKGKIPNPIDYLFASLGGCIGIKILLDLGDKGLAPELLKIETNAIRKQDLPATFEFVHHIITLTGAFSDEIISDTLEKTMTLLCPIAAIFGETAKMTWEYRIL
- a CDS encoding AI-2E family transporter: MYSYMVSLDNLPQADRLLFLAACCFIILAGLKMAGGFIGPLLMSVFAAIIFSFVSLWFQKKGFSPRLSGYIAFGLFVACLIGVGLMVVLSLSPLISHIPKISEGISSNMHMLQGYLSQFGIDLGTIIPATQMTGSLSAFSPDALNSIIGQVSTLFIVLFTTLFLLLEATLFSKKINTVLGSYKQELADRITEFGSVVIEYVIIRTKVNFVTGAGFGIALFILGVQDAWLWGILMFILNFVPYLGFIIAVLPPTFLALVDIDPITAILVLIIASLINLFSENIIFPELAGRGMDLSPAIVFISMVFWGYFLGGSGVLVAIPLTVLLKMILESYPETRWAAMIIGTGPGDDGSIQK
- a CDS encoding ATP-binding protein, producing the protein MDAVSILGSFCILSAIITYGLGVFVYAKNPGSKVNFLFLLVNIGASYWAVGEFLIWHQNSYENVFFWLKASSFWTIVIVLCIHFLLTFADHPLTKSGRFHYLALILYIPAFILAIVNITSEHIFSVDYSPESRYYYLPSFGDPIYICATVYFLIILFWSVYVGFQSRKSAGDDKFKRQASSISTGLLILIGFGSQSVIILPMFGIYIPNLVFIGIVLFSIAISYAILKYGLFVLSPETVATNIIQTMPDGLILTDMNGRVITTNKKATILLSGTWEENPGTFHGTPIPEPAYSTILETIKTKKGISDFEVIPDKNEITTMSVSGSLVTDPYDKPAGMILIIRDITERKFSEKALKLANEKISQLNKLTRHDISNLVTAISGYLEIIKQEKDEETRKKVLNTCIDLIGKVTRHLHFSRDYQNVGIHEPRWQSLNHMISKAIEDINHDEIEITVSLLPADIFADPLSVKVIYNLLENAIRHATGLTHISIISKEQQDGSLLIIIEDNGPGIKPEEKEKIFKQGYGKNTGLGLTLAREILAVTQITITETGTFGIGARFEITIPSGTWRYAHLHSHEGHGPEPFQIIHKGSNP
- a CDS encoding ABC transporter ATP-binding protein encodes the protein MNQPAPFIDFQNISVAVQGHLVLDSLSIQIPDGEHIAILGPNGSGKSSFVKTLLREHYPVYSESGTVFKTWGQERWDVFSLRSQFGYVSQDLQHTFTRSISGMDVVLSGFFSSIGLFFHTITPDMKKKAEDICTFLEIIHLADRSFSDMSSGEARRFLIGRALVHDPRVLILDEPSNSLDLHALHMLRTTMRKIAGKTVIILVTHSLPDIIPEIKRVVLFKDGKIFHDGSKEDVLIDGYISSVFEVQVKIHNEDGFFYATGY
- a CDS encoding RNA recognition motif domain-containing protein, which codes for MEGKKLYVGNLPYSTNESQLSELFSTYGEVVSAKIIENKGFGFVEMGTPEEAQAALDALNDTEFDGRTMRIDEARPMQPRRDFGGNRSGGFGGSSGGFNRRRY